The following proteins are co-located in the Gloeocapsa sp. PCC 7428 genome:
- a CDS encoding RodZ domain-containing protein — protein sequence MIKWCRKQKVKIEPSLEQQSAEKLLEIGAQLRQARQVQALSLERVALRTMIPRHLLKAIEAGNREELPESIYIQSYIKQYADALGLDGTELARNFPIEDRRLPLKPTQRILPAAQLRPIHLYLLYLFVVFWAVNALSHTLSRNQLQDSSFQRVQQLLPTQTRSQQSDVQSVSTANQDSKPVRISVTLKAQSWLRVTADGQTAFEGTLPQGTQRTWEAEEELTLKTENAGGVLVQFNQEKAKQIGNPGQMQEVTFAANQRL from the coding sequence ATGATCAAGTGGTGTAGGAAGCAGAAAGTTAAAATTGAACCGTCGCTAGAACAACAAAGCGCCGAGAAGTTGTTAGAAATAGGCGCGCAATTACGTCAAGCGCGCCAAGTTCAAGCTTTATCCTTAGAAAGAGTCGCGTTGAGAACAATGATTCCACGACATTTACTCAAGGCAATCGAAGCAGGAAATAGAGAAGAACTCCCCGAATCAATTTATATTCAAAGTTATATTAAGCAATACGCTGATGCTCTTGGTTTAGATGGAACTGAGTTGGCGCGCAACTTCCCTATAGAAGATCGGCGACTACCACTTAAACCTACGCAGCGAATCTTACCCGCAGCACAATTACGACCGATTCATCTTTATTTGTTATATTTATTTGTTGTTTTTTGGGCTGTTAATGCTTTATCACACACTTTGAGTCGTAATCAACTGCAAGATAGCAGTTTTCAACGCGTACAGCAGTTATTACCTACACAAACGCGATCGCAACAATCAGATGTCCAATCTGTTAGTACTGCGAATCAAGATAGCAAACCAGTCAGAATTAGCGTAACGCTCAAAGCCCAATCATGGTTAAGGGTTACGGCTGATGGTCAAACGGCGTTTGAAGGAACTCTTCCCCAAGGAACCCAACGCACTTGGGAAGCTGAGGAAGAACTCACACTCAAAACAGAAAATGCTGGTGGCGTGCTAGTGCAATTTAACCAAGAAAAAGCCAAACAAATTGGTAATCCAGGTCAAATGCAGGAAGTCACCTTTGCAGCAAATCAGCGACTCTGA
- the malQ gene encoding 4-alpha-glucanotransferase: MPFPRASGILLHPTSFPSKFGIGDLGESAYSFIDFLVQSAQQLWQVLPLGPTGYGNSPYASYSAMAGNPLLISPESLEKQGLLTAEDFVNLPEFPRNKVDFDQVVPIKLPLLKKACENFRAKATPQQQQEFAQFCTAKADWLDDYALFMALKDTNEGVSWYQWEPEIARRHPEALARSQQQLEAEIFYHKFVQFEFFRQWNELKHYANQQGIVIIGDIPIYVAHDSADVWANPEIFCLDEATGEVALMAGVPPDYFSETGQLWGNPVYNWEKLQRLNFKWWVQRFQAILDYVDIIRIDHFRGFQAYWAVEQGETTAMNGEWIEAPGEALFQAINEQLGKLPVLAEDLGVITPEVEALRDRFEFPGMKILQFAFGSDAANPFLPFNFPRNCVVYTGTHDNDTTVGWFNSASEYEKERLQRYLGCLSSDGIHWDLIRLALSSVANQALIPLQDLLGLPTEARMNYPSKPEGNWEWRYTSDDLTSELRDRLKSLTELYGRAPISRE; this comes from the coding sequence ATGCCTTTTCCCAGAGCTAGTGGTATTCTGCTACATCCCACCTCCTTCCCAAGTAAATTTGGCATCGGCGATCTTGGCGAATCTGCTTATTCCTTTATTGATTTTTTAGTACAAAGCGCGCAACAGTTGTGGCAGGTTTTACCACTAGGACCTACAGGTTATGGTAACTCTCCTTATGCCTCATACTCGGCAATGGCGGGTAATCCTCTGTTGATTAGCCCAGAAAGCTTAGAAAAACAAGGGTTGTTGACAGCCGAGGACTTCGTTAATTTACCAGAGTTTCCGCGCAACAAAGTTGATTTTGACCAAGTTGTACCAATTAAGCTTCCTTTACTCAAGAAAGCTTGCGAAAATTTTAGGGCAAAAGCAACACCGCAACAACAGCAAGAATTCGCGCAATTCTGTACAGCCAAAGCTGATTGGTTAGATGATTATGCGCTATTCATGGCGCTGAAAGATACGAATGAAGGTGTCAGTTGGTATCAATGGGAACCAGAAATCGCGCGTCGTCATCCAGAGGCTTTAGCGCGATCGCAGCAACAGCTAGAAGCAGAAATTTTCTACCACAAATTTGTACAGTTTGAGTTTTTCCGCCAGTGGAATGAACTCAAACACTACGCGAATCAGCAGGGTATCGTCATCATTGGTGATATCCCGATTTATGTAGCGCATGATAGTGCTGATGTCTGGGCAAATCCAGAGATTTTTTGTTTGGACGAAGCGACGGGCGAAGTCGCTTTGATGGCGGGAGTTCCCCCAGATTACTTTAGTGAAACAGGTCAATTGTGGGGCAATCCTGTATACAACTGGGAGAAGTTACAGCGACTCAATTTCAAGTGGTGGGTGCAGCGTTTTCAAGCAATCCTAGATTACGTTGATATTATTCGGATTGACCACTTTCGGGGATTTCAAGCTTACTGGGCGGTAGAACAAGGAGAAACTACCGCAATGAATGGAGAGTGGATTGAAGCCCCAGGGGAAGCGTTATTTCAAGCAATTAACGAACAGTTGGGTAAGCTTCCTGTGTTAGCCGAAGATTTAGGCGTGATTACGCCTGAAGTTGAGGCGCTGCGCGATCGCTTTGAATTTCCTGGAATGAAGATTTTGCAGTTTGCCTTTGGTTCGGATGCGGCTAATCCTTTTTTACCATTCAACTTTCCGCGTAACTGCGTCGTATACACAGGAACGCACGATAATGATACAACAGTAGGCTGGTTTAACAGTGCTTCTGAGTACGAAAAAGAAAGATTACAGCGTTACTTGGGTTGTTTAAGTTCTGATGGTATTCACTGGGATCTCATTCGCCTAGCATTAAGTTCGGTAGCAAATCAAGCGCTGATTCCACTCCAGGATTTATTGGGCTTACCGACAGAAGCACGCATGAATTATCCCAGTAAACCCGAAGGTAACTGGGAATGGCGCTATACTTCAGACGATCTCACTTCTGAGTTGCGCGATCGCCTCAAATCCTTGACAGAATTATACGGTCGTGCCCCCATAAGTAGGGAGTAG
- a CDS encoding sulfotransferase domain-containing protein, which translates to MYLRQTIRTILPNKLVKGIKKNYKKKENYSNEIKLLRGRKISTSDQNSVLFFTTRKCASTYMNNCIRYLNEKYLHLISVDLASYIWHYSTQEVYKLLEEKQAEVFRTNGILYGPLRQYIPINKLEKYCIVLMLRDPRDVVVSNYYSIGYSHTLPFNERQQKDFLQYRQRVQQQTVDEYVRERAERFHQIYSEYCNFLIKDRNIKWLRYEDFIQNFDSWVKQLGECFNVDIEEKDINALFELKGGGKKVEENKLNHIRKATPGDHKEKLKKETQDFLNTKFKDILSTLNYD; encoded by the coding sequence ATGTACTTGCGGCAAACAATTAGAACAATATTACCTAATAAGCTAGTGAAAGGAATCAAAAAAAACTATAAAAAAAAGGAAAATTATAGCAACGAAATTAAGTTATTAAGAGGCAGGAAAATATCAACTAGTGACCAAAATAGCGTGTTATTTTTCACTACACGAAAATGTGCATCTACTTATATGAATAATTGCATAAGGTATTTGAATGAAAAATACCTTCATTTAATATCAGTGGATTTGGCTAGCTATATTTGGCACTATTCAACTCAAGAAGTGTATAAACTCTTAGAAGAAAAGCAAGCTGAAGTCTTTCGTACTAACGGAATTTTATATGGTCCACTACGGCAGTATATTCCAATTAATAAGTTGGAGAAATATTGTATTGTTTTAATGCTGAGAGATCCCCGAGATGTTGTTGTATCAAACTACTACTCTATAGGCTATAGTCATACTTTACCTTTCAATGAAAGGCAGCAGAAAGATTTTTTGCAGTATCGCCAGAGAGTTCAACAGCAAACAGTAGATGAGTACGTAAGAGAAAGGGCAGAACGTTTCCATCAAATATACAGCGAGTATTGTAATTTCCTCATTAAGGATAGAAATATTAAGTGGCTGCGATATGAAGACTTTATTCAGAACTTTGATTCATGGGTTAAACAATTAGGAGAATGCTTTAATGTCGATATTGAAGAAAAAGATATTAATGCTTTATTTGAGCTTAAAGGTGGAGGTAAAAAAGTAGAAGAAAACAAGTTGAATCATATCAGAAAAGCTACCCCAGGCGATCATAAAGAGAAATTGAAGAAAGAAACTCAAGATTTTCTTAATACAAAATTTAAAGATATATTGTCAACGCTGAACTATGACTAA
- a CDS encoding sulfotransferase domain-containing protein gives MNAYGSFLTPVNDSLNKIKYLVYGKYYHHPYLFPRVTSEETYLISFPRSGNTWLRRLLTALIHKEKAGWQLMESTVPDIHIYKPENKKKPSIKPLIVKSHTPFVDIPAKVVYVVRDGRDALLSYYFLLLKEGKIKPDTSILDIYFDNNIWPCPWHKHIAGWLNGLEKRSSESYKIIYYEDLKKTTAEQLFSVAEFIGLPVTLKDAEQAIALHPVRNQSKSDEVSSNQENTDSVIRKTKLKWQDILVGENLVKYEAIAGAELQRLGYPLMSLK, from the coding sequence ATGAACGCGTACGGCTCTTTTTTAACACCTGTTAATGATTCGCTGAACAAGATCAAGTATTTAGTATATGGCAAATACTACCATCATCCATATCTTTTTCCACGAGTAACGAGTGAGGAAACCTACTTAATATCTTTCCCACGTTCTGGGAATACTTGGCTAAGGCGCTTGCTCACTGCGTTGATACACAAGGAAAAAGCTGGTTGGCAGCTGATGGAGAGTACAGTTCCCGATATTCACATTTATAAACCAGAGAACAAAAAGAAACCCAGCATAAAACCACTTATTGTAAAAAGCCACACTCCTTTTGTAGATATACCAGCGAAAGTAGTTTATGTCGTAAGAGATGGTAGAGATGCACTTCTATCCTATTACTTTCTGCTTTTGAAAGAAGGAAAAATAAAACCAGATACATCGATACTTGATATCTACTTTGATAATAATATTTGGCCTTGTCCGTGGCATAAACATATTGCAGGTTGGCTAAATGGATTGGAAAAGCGAAGTTCTGAAAGTTATAAAATAATCTATTATGAAGATTTAAAAAAAACAACTGCTGAACAACTGTTTTCAGTTGCAGAGTTTATTGGTTTACCTGTTACTTTGAAAGATGCAGAACAAGCTATAGCATTACATCCTGTTAGAAATCAATCTAAATCTGATGAAGTTAGTAGTAATCAAGAAAATACTGACTCTGTCATTAGAAAGACCAAGCTTAAATGGCAAGATATTCTTGTGGGCGAAAATCTAGTTAAATATGAGGCGATCGCTGGAGCAGAGTTGCAACGTCTTGGATACCCACTGATGAGCCTTAAATAA
- a CDS encoding NUDIX hydrolase encodes MNYRNPVPTVDIIIELVNKPHRPIILIERLNPPLGWAIPGGFVDYGESVESAAQREAEEEIGLRVELIEQFQVYSDPQRDPRQHTLSVVFLATATGEPQAGDDAKNLGIFECWRIPTNLCFDHDRILRDYWHYRHYGIRPRLS; translated from the coding sequence ATGAACTACCGCAACCCCGTTCCTACGGTTGATATTATTATTGAGTTAGTTAACAAACCCCATCGACCAATTATCTTAATTGAGCGTCTCAATCCACCACTAGGTTGGGCGATTCCTGGCGGCTTTGTTGACTATGGCGAATCTGTAGAATCAGCCGCCCAACGCGAAGCCGAAGAAGAAATAGGTTTGCGAGTAGAACTGATAGAACAATTTCAGGTTTATTCTGACCCACAGCGCGATCCACGTCAGCACACGCTCAGTGTGGTTTTTTTAGCAACCGCAACAGGCGAACCACAAGCTGGAGATGATGCGAAAAACTTGGGAATTTTTGAGTGTTGGCGAATTCCGACCAATCTTTGCTTCGATCACGATCGCATTTTGCGCGATTATTGGCACTATCGCCATTACGGTATCCGACCTCGTTTGTCTTAA
- a CDS encoding RidA family protein, with protein sequence MTRKVIRTDSAPAPVGPYNQAIAASGQMIFVAGQIPLDASSAIVGEDVAQQTAQVMANVKAILAAAGATFQDVVKTTVFLSDMNNFAAMNAVYSQYFDESTAPARACVEVSRLPKDVLVEIECIAVIAH encoded by the coding sequence ATGACGCGAAAAGTTATTCGTACAGATTCTGCGCCTGCGCCCGTAGGACCCTATAATCAAGCGATCGCAGCAAGTGGTCAAATGATTTTTGTCGCTGGTCAAATTCCCCTCGATGCGTCAAGTGCGATCGTTGGTGAAGATGTCGCACAACAAACTGCACAAGTTATGGCAAATGTCAAGGCAATTTTAGCAGCTGCTGGCGCAACATTTCAAGATGTCGTAAAAACGACTGTATTTTTATCAGATATGAATAATTTTGCGGCAATGAATGCAGTGTATAGTCAATATTTTGACGAGTCTACAGCGCCTGCGCGGGCGTGTGTCGAGGTGTCGCGTTTACCGAAAGATGTATTGGTAGAAATTGAGTGTATTGCGGTGATTGCACATTGA
- a CDS encoding sodium:solute symporter family protein, whose product MSVELWTIGFVALTFALYLYIGWRSRVRDSSGFYVAGQGVPPIANGAATAADWMSAASFISMAGLISFLGYDGSIYLMGWTGGYVLLALLLAPYLRKFGKYTVPDFVGDRYYSNVARLVAVVAALFVSLTYVAGQMRGVGIVFSRFLQVDIATGVIIGMVIVAFFSVLGGMKGITWTQVAQYCILIVAFLIPASAIALLLTGNPIPQLAFTFSDIVANLNQVQLDLGFQEYTRPFANKTQLDVLFITIALMVGTAGLPHVIVRFYTVPDVRAARYSAGWALLFIALLYTSAPALATFARYNLINSLHNQTIEEVRQLDWANKWERTKLLAFDDKNNNGRFELTPDTATNEITIDPDIIVLSTPEVARLAPWVIAIVAAGGLAAALSTASGLLLVISSSVAHDIYYRILKPDATEKQRVFVGRIMVGFAVALAGYFGINPPGFVAQVVAFAFGLAAASFFPAIILGIFDKRTNREGAIAGMIAGLLFTIFYIVGVKFSGMTPWFFGVSAEGIGTLGMIINFIVTLVVSRLTPPPPLAVQEMVEDLRSPSGELPPEAVH is encoded by the coding sequence ATGTCAGTTGAACTTTGGACAATTGGATTTGTCGCCCTGACTTTCGCATTGTATCTGTATATTGGTTGGCGATCGCGCGTGCGCGATAGTTCGGGTTTTTATGTTGCTGGACAAGGTGTTCCCCCGATTGCTAATGGCGCAGCAACAGCAGCGGATTGGATGTCGGCGGCTTCGTTTATTTCGATGGCGGGGCTAATTTCGTTTTTGGGCTACGACGGTTCAATTTATTTAATGGGTTGGACTGGGGGATATGTCTTACTAGCGTTACTTTTAGCGCCATACCTGCGCAAGTTTGGTAAATATACTGTGCCAGATTTTGTGGGCGATCGCTATTATTCCAACGTTGCGCGTTTGGTTGCGGTGGTTGCGGCTTTATTTGTGTCGCTTACCTATGTTGCAGGACAAATGCGCGGTGTGGGTATTGTCTTCAGCCGCTTTTTACAAGTAGATATTGCCACAGGTGTCATTATCGGAATGGTGATTGTCGCCTTTTTCTCGGTATTAGGCGGAATGAAAGGCATTACCTGGACGCAAGTTGCACAGTACTGTATATTAATCGTTGCATTTTTGATTCCGGCGTCGGCGATCGCGCTTTTACTCACAGGAAACCCGATTCCGCAACTTGCTTTTACGTTTAGCGATATTGTTGCAAACTTGAACCAAGTTCAACTCGATCTAGGTTTTCAGGAATACACGCGGCCGTTTGCGAATAAAACGCAATTGGATGTCCTTTTCATTACAATTGCCTTGATGGTGGGAACTGCGGGATTACCGCACGTGATTGTGCGTTTTTACACGGTTCCTGATGTTCGCGCTGCGCGTTATTCGGCGGGTTGGGCATTGCTGTTTATCGCCTTGCTATATACTAGCGCCCCAGCATTAGCGACTTTTGCGCGGTATAACCTGATCAACTCTTTACACAATCAAACCATTGAGGAAGTTCGTCAGCTTGATTGGGCGAACAAGTGGGAAAGAACAAAACTACTGGCTTTTGACGATAAGAATAACAACGGGCGTTTTGAATTAACTCCTGATACAGCAACGAACGAAATTACGATTGACCCTGATATTATTGTGCTGTCTACCCCAGAAGTTGCCCGACTTGCGCCGTGGGTTATTGCTATTGTTGCAGCAGGAGGATTAGCAGCAGCGTTATCTACCGCTTCAGGATTACTCTTGGTGATTTCAAGTTCAGTCGCGCACGATATTTACTATCGCATTCTCAAACCCGACGCCACAGAAAAACAACGCGTATTTGTTGGACGAATTATGGTAGGGTTTGCTGTGGCGCTAGCAGGTTATTTTGGTATTAATCCTCCTGGATTTGTCGCGCAGGTTGTTGCTTTTGCGTTTGGTTTAGCCGCTGCTAGCTTTTTCCCTGCGATTATTCTGGGTATTTTTGATAAACGCACAAACCGCGAAGGCGCGATCGCGGGAATGATTGCTGGCTTACTCTTTACGATCTTCTACATTGTTGGTGTCAAATTCTCTGGAATGACACCGTGGTTCTTTGGCGTTTCCGCCGAAGGAATTGGCACTTTAGGGATGATCATTAACTTTATCGTCACCCTAGTTGTTTCGCGTCTGACACCACCACCACCACTCGCGGTGCAAGAAATGGTAGAAGACTTGCGATCGCCATCCGGAGAATTACCTCCCGAAGCCGTACATTAA
- a CDS encoding DUF4212 domain-containing protein, protein MDKDRSQAYWRANIALIRNLLIVWALVSLIFSILLVEPLNAIQLGRVPLGFWMAQQGSILTFVVLIFIYAVQMDRLDRKYGIRK, encoded by the coding sequence ATGGATAAAGACAGAAGTCAAGCTTACTGGCGGGCTAATATAGCTTTAATCCGAAATCTTTTGATTGTATGGGCGCTAGTATCACTCATTTTCAGCATTTTACTCGTTGAACCACTCAACGCAATACAACTTGGTCGAGTTCCCCTCGGTTTTTGGATGGCACAGCAAGGCTCAATTTTAACTTTTGTTGTGCTGATTTTTATCTACGCGGTTCAGATGGATCGCCTCGATCGCAAATACGGAATTAGAAAGTGA
- a CDS encoding ATP-dependent DNA helicase RecQ encodes MNSNAIATHTLRNTLQKIWGYPEFRQPQEEIIRSVLSQQDTLIVMPTGGGKSICFQLPALLQLGLTLVVSPLVALMENQVKELRDRQLPAALLHSELPTYQRKQILQQLERQQLKLLYLSPETLFSAPVWERLCQPQLQINSLILDEAHCLVQWGDTFRPAYRRLGMVRPALLQSKPKETKIAIAAFTATADPTAQTTIQRVLQLQQPQIFRQNPYRPNLHLKVQTVWTPRGRKQQLLKFIQAKLQQAGLVYVRTRRDSESLAAWLNQQGYLTAAYHAGLSPEERREIETDWLSGKIPFVICTSAFGMGINKPDVRWVIHFHAPLLLSEYVQEIGRAGRDGKPSIALTLVSEPTGWLDPEDKQRQEFFTQKLRSQYTKAQQLAKKLPKQGKIPRDAESAIALALLHSNGQLEWQDPFHYIIHQTRLQSPRKLNFGHQINEYLNIRSCRWRFLLSAFGFDQAEFKCGHCDRCTQ; translated from the coding sequence ATGAATTCAAACGCGATCGCCACCCACACACTACGAAACACCTTACAAAAAATTTGGGGATATCCAGAATTCCGCCAACCCCAGGAAGAAATTATTCGTAGTGTATTGTCGCAGCAAGACACCCTGATCGTTATGCCCACCGGTGGGGGAAAATCAATTTGCTTTCAACTTCCTGCATTACTTCAGCTTGGGCTAACACTTGTCGTGTCACCGTTAGTCGCTTTGATGGAAAATCAAGTCAAAGAATTACGCGATCGCCAATTACCTGCTGCTTTGTTACACAGCGAATTACCAACATATCAACGCAAACAAATCTTACAGCAACTCGAACGACAGCAGCTAAAGTTACTATACCTCTCACCCGAAACACTTTTTAGCGCACCTGTATGGGAACGCTTGTGCCAACCGCAACTGCAAATTAACAGCCTGATTCTTGATGAAGCGCATTGTTTAGTACAGTGGGGAGATACGTTTCGCCCTGCATACCGCCGTTTAGGTATGGTGCGACCTGCACTGCTACAATCAAAACCCAAAGAAACAAAAATCGCGATCGCCGCCTTTACCGCCACCGCCGATCCAACGGCACAAACCACGATTCAACGAGTTTTACAACTCCAACAGCCCCAAATTTTTCGCCAAAATCCCTATCGTCCAAATCTTCATCTCAAAGTGCAAACGGTATGGACACCACGCGGACGAAAACAACAGTTATTAAAATTTATTCAAGCTAAACTCCAACAAGCTGGATTAGTCTACGTCCGCACGCGCAGAGATAGTGAAAGCCTCGCCGCATGGTTAAACCAACAAGGTTATCTTACTGCTGCTTATCATGCTGGATTAAGCCCAGAAGAACGCCGAGAAATTGAGACTGACTGGTTAAGCGGTAAAATCCCTTTTGTGATTTGCACCTCAGCCTTTGGCATGGGAATTAATAAACCTGATGTTCGTTGGGTTATTCACTTTCATGCACCGTTGCTACTTTCAGAATATGTCCAAGAAATTGGACGCGCAGGGCGTGATGGTAAACCAAGCATCGCGTTAACCCTTGTAAGTGAACCAACAGGATGGCTAGATCCTGAAGATAAACAGCGTCAAGAATTTTTTACGCAAAAACTGCGATCGCAATATACTAAAGCTCAGCAATTAGCTAAAAAGTTACCTAAACAAGGTAAAATTCCGCGAGATGCTGAAAGTGCGATCGCCCTTGCCCTGCTTCACAGTAATGGTCAACTCGAATGGCAAGACCCCTTCCATTACATTATTCATCAAACACGCTTACAATCTCCACGAAAACTTAATTTTGGTCATCAAATCAACGAATATCTTAATATCCGTTCTTGTCGCTGGCGATTTCTCTTAAGTGCGTTTGGCTTTGACCAAGCAGAATTTAAGTGTGGACATTGCGATCGCTGCACTCAATAA
- a CDS encoding VWA domain-containing protein — translation MKVNYTLSQPLIAVNQPANIDLIVSFQGEGDRSQASRRPLNLSLVIDRSGSMAGVPLKHAIQAAQKLVEYLTPEDILSVVVYDDYPETILMPQQVQDKAAIQNRLGKIRVGGCTNLSGGWLMGCDRVRLHQTTERINRVLLLTDGQANVGITDPQTLINSARQQAAQGIMTTTLGFGTYFNEDLLIGMANAAEGNFYFIQSPDDAADVFQIEMESLTSVVAQNLNVTLQADAVQVAGVLNNYRYQAYTNQLEVFLGDVYEIEPKQLAVELAIPAFSDLGVRNVATVAYKYHAVVGGSLQEFSDKIAIALTICSAEQASSIQPDAGVIEQASKLRIAKVKEEAIASADRGDYNSAAQKLRQAIADLKCKMLCESFALAEELDQIDHYAQRLETRRYDAMIRKEMRDQSYQAQARDRGDLQLRGIAAGSANSLEAVSSVDRGVLVKCFREGGKLRVRVISDGYNSDFNVQFPRHIREEGVTYVVDEIKLSADGSFYRACGTIRRLVKPGEERAAVSSNVRYSQKRQPVNAPASVADLETTTDVDGKVLVQCVKEGSKLRARVVSDGYNPNYNIRFPRNIREEGVLYVVDAVEEARNGGSYIAYGKICKLLQ, via the coding sequence ATGAAAGTAAATTACACTTTAAGCCAGCCGTTGATTGCAGTGAATCAGCCTGCGAATATCGATTTAATTGTAAGTTTTCAGGGGGAAGGCGATCGCAGCCAAGCATCGCGTCGCCCTCTCAATCTCAGCTTGGTGATTGATCGATCCGGTTCGATGGCGGGAGTTCCTCTCAAACACGCAATTCAAGCAGCGCAAAAGCTTGTTGAGTATCTGACACCCGAAGATATTCTTTCGGTCGTTGTTTACGACGATTACCCAGAAACAATATTAATGCCGCAACAAGTTCAAGATAAAGCTGCGATACAGAATCGTTTGGGGAAAATTCGTGTGGGTGGATGTACCAATTTGAGTGGTGGTTGGTTGATGGGATGCGATCGCGTTAGATTGCACCAAACAACGGAAAGAATTAACCGCGTTTTGTTGTTAACTGATGGACAAGCTAACGTTGGCATTACCGATCCGCAAACACTCATTAATAGTGCTAGACAACAAGCCGCCCAAGGAATTATGACAACAACCTTGGGTTTTGGAACTTACTTTAATGAAGATTTGCTGATTGGGATGGCAAATGCAGCCGAAGGAAACTTTTATTTTATTCAATCGCCTGACGATGCTGCGGATGTCTTTCAAATTGAGATGGAAAGTTTAACATCAGTCGTTGCCCAAAATCTTAACGTCACTTTGCAAGCCGATGCGGTGCAAGTTGCGGGCGTTTTAAATAATTATCGCTATCAAGCGTATACCAATCAGTTAGAAGTTTTTTTAGGCGATGTTTATGAAATTGAACCAAAGCAATTAGCGGTAGAACTCGCGATCCCTGCATTTAGCGATCTTGGTGTGAGAAATGTAGCAACGGTTGCGTATAAGTATCATGCGGTTGTTGGTGGTAGTCTTCAAGAATTTAGCGACAAAATCGCGATCGCCTTAACTATTTGTTCTGCTGAACAAGCGAGTAGCATTCAACCGGATGCAGGTGTTATAGAACAAGCAAGTAAACTGCGCATTGCCAAAGTCAAAGAAGAAGCGATCGCCAGTGCGGATCGGGGTGACTACAACAGCGCAGCGCAGAAATTACGCCAAGCGATCGCCGATTTGAAATGTAAAATGTTATGCGAGTCGTTTGCACTCGCCGAGGAATTGGATCAAATCGATCATTACGCGCAACGGTTAGAGACGCGCCGATATGATGCGATGATTCGTAAGGAAATGCGCGATCAATCTTACCAAGCGCAAGCGCGCGATCGCGGCGATTTACAATTACGGGGAATTGCTGCGGGATCTGCTAATAGCTTAGAAGCTGTTTCTAGTGTCGATCGTGGGGTGTTGGTTAAGTGTTTTCGAGAAGGTGGAAAATTGCGCGTACGCGTGATTTCTGACGGCTACAACAGTGACTTTAATGTGCAGTTTCCGCGACACATTCGCGAGGAAGGAGTAACTTATGTCGTCGATGAAATTAAGCTTTCGGCGGATGGAAGTTTTTATCGTGCTTGTGGCACAATTCGCCGCTTAGTAAAACCAGGAGAAGAACGCGCCGCAGTCTCAAGTAACGTGCGCTACAGCCAAAAACGTCAACCAGTTAATGCACCCGCTTCGGTGGCTGATTTGGAAACAACGACAGATGTTGATGGTAAAGTTCTTGTGCAGTGTGTTAAAGAAGGTAGTAAGTTAAGAGCGCGAGTTGTTTCTGATGGTTATAACCCGAATTATAATATCCGCTTTCCTCGGAATATTCGTGAGGAGGGTGTGTTGTATGTTGTTGATGCTGTGGAAGAAGCTAGGAATGGCGGTTCTTATATTGCTTATGGCAAGATTTGTAAGTTGTTGCAGTAG
- a CDS encoding phosphate-starvation-inducible PsiE family protein: MLKISENNTQSFYNWFDRDRIVHSLELVQNLIVVLLCISLFCIMLIRLSGIFLALLQPLKFQSITSDILFILILVELFRLLIIYLQEQRISVGVAVEVSIVSVLREVILREVLEIPWQQILAVCAFLLVLAALLLTRAWMARIFNTISTETNKTFEERNSI; the protein is encoded by the coding sequence ATGCTGAAGATTTCAGAAAACAACACGCAATCTTTTTATAATTGGTTTGACCGAGATCGCATAGTTCATAGTCTAGAACTTGTGCAAAATCTGATTGTGGTTTTATTATGTATTAGCTTATTTTGTATTATGCTAATTCGGCTGAGTGGCATATTTCTCGCACTTCTACAGCCATTAAAGTTTCAGAGTATCACTTCAGATATTTTATTCATTTTAATCTTAGTTGAGTTATTTCGTTTACTGATTATCTACTTACAAGAACAGCGTATTTCTGTCGGTGTCGCAGTAGAAGTTTCAATAGTCTCTGTGTTAAGAGAAGTCATTCTTCGAGAAGTTTTAGAAATTCCTTGGCAACAGATTTTGGCAGTGTGTGCTTTTTTGTTGGTTTTAGCGGCACTTTTGTTAACTCGTGCTTGGATGGCACGCATCTTCAATACAATTTCAACTGAGACGAATAAAACGTTTGAGGAACGCAACTCAATTTAA